A region of the Streptomyces durocortorensis genome:
TCTGCGGATGAACCAGCGAATCGCGGGCGTGGAGCGCTGGGGCAGAGCGGAGATCCTTTCCCGCGCCGACGAACTGGCCGAGCTGGCGTTGGACTTGTGGCCAGGCCCCCTCGACGGCGTGGTCCACGCCGATGCCGAGTGGGCCGGCTGGGGCGAGCTGCGCCAGGCACTGCTGAGCATGCCGGCGGGCACGTGGACGACCTACGGCGACCTGGCGACCCTCATCGGCACCCACGCGGTCGCTGTCGGTAACCACATCAGCACCAGGCCCGCCCTGCACGGCGCCTACCGCGTGCTGATGGCGGACGGAAAGATCTCTCCCGGCTTCCGCTGGCCGGAAGGGCACACAGGTGCCTCCGATCCGCGCGCGGTGCTGGAGAGCGAAGGCGTACGGTTCGACGACCGGGGCCGCGCCCGCCGCTCCCACCGGCTGACGGCTTCCGACCTGGCGACGCTGGTGGGCAGGGACGACTTCGGGAACGAGGCACCCGCGCCCGAGTCCGATGGGGCGGGAGCCGAAGGGGAGTCCGCGGCCACCCGCTTCGAGAAGCTGCTGCACGACAACCAGACGCCGGACACGGTCGCGGGAGTCCTTTCGTGCCTGCGGTTCTGGACCGAACGGGGCGGCGTGCTCACGTACGGCAGGAGCAGCGAGACCAGCTGCTCACCCACACTGCCCCTGGCCGGTTCCCGGGCGCGCTCGGTGTGGCCCCTCGCCCTGTATCCGGTGACCGGGACCGTCGAAGTGGTCTTCCAGCATCTCAAGCGCCGACCGCCCTTCGACGATGAGCAGTCCCGGCGCGAGCTCATGGCCCGCCTGAACGGTGTGGAGGGCATCGACCTGGCGGCGGCCAAGCTGGACCTGCGTCCCGCGTTCCCGCTGGAGGTGTTCGCCGAACACGGTGAGCAGCTCCGCGGCATCCTGGAGTGGTTCGCGCACACGGTCGAGTCGACCCAGGCCCGCGCGGGTGCCGGGACGGCCGCACGGGGCGACGGAGGAGCTGCATAGACTGCTGGCTGGTCCTGCCGGATCCCCCGCACCGAACGGCGGGGCAGCCGGCGGTGAGGGGGAGGCATGGCACCGTGGAACCGCTGAGGGAAGACGACCCGACGGAGATCGGGGGATTCACCCTCGTCTGCCGGATCGGCTCCGGCGGCATGGGCCAGGTGTTCCTGGGCGAGTCCGCGGCCGGCCACCAGGCCGCGGTCAAGGTGATCAAGTCCTCCGTGCTCGACGAGGACACCCGGGCGCGCTTCCTGTCCGAGGTGGAGAGCCTGCGCACGGTCTACGGGCCCTTCGTCGCGGCCTTCGTCGGAGCCGACGCCGATGCCGACCGGCCCTGGCTCGCCGTCGAGTACGTCCCCGGACCTGATCTGCGGACCCTCGTCGCCGGCCAGGGGCCCCTGCCGCTCGCGGAGACCGCGAGCCTCGGCGCGCTGCTCGCGGAGGGGCTCGGCACGGTCCATGACGCGGGGCTGCTCCACCGCGACCTCAAGCCGCAGAACATCCTGCTCGCCCCCTACGGGCCCAAGGTGATCGACTTCGGCCTCGCGGTGCTCGCGGAACGCCGTACCGCCCTGACCGCCACCGGTTACGTCGTCGGCAGCGTCCTGTGCATGCCGCCGGAGCAGGCCCGGGGCGAGCAGCAGCTGGACCGGTCCGCCGACGTGTACGCGCTGGGGGCGGTGCTCCTCTACGCCGCGGCCGGGCACTACCCGTACGAGGGACCGACCTGGCAGGCCGTCGCCCTCAAGATCGAGGACCCGGCGACCCCTCCCGACCTGGCGGGCGTACCGCCCGAGCTGGCCCCGCTGATCACGGACATGTTGGCGTCCGACCCCGACGCCCGCCCCTCCCTGGCCGAGGTCATCGAACGGCTGGTGCACGTCATCCGAGAGCAGGGCCTGACCGCCCTCCAGGCCAAGCGGCGCCTCACCGACCTCACGCCCGAGATCATCGTGCCGCAGCTTCCTCCTCCGGCACCCGCCCCCTC
Encoded here:
- a CDS encoding serine/threonine-protein kinase, whose amino-acid sequence is MEPLREDDPTEIGGFTLVCRIGSGGMGQVFLGESAAGHQAAVKVIKSSVLDEDTRARFLSEVESLRTVYGPFVAAFVGADADADRPWLAVEYVPGPDLRTLVAGQGPLPLAETASLGALLAEGLGTVHDAGLLHRDLKPQNILLAPYGPKVIDFGLAVLAERRTALTATGYVVGSVLCMPPEQARGEQQLDRSADVYALGAVLLYAAAGHYPYEGPTWQAVALKIEDPATPPDLAGVPPELAPLITDMLASDPDARPSLAEVIERLVHVIREQGLTALQAKRRLTDLTPEIIVPQLPPPAPAPSADADAYTPAVLDQAAAEDDEREGAPASSGAGQHGADGAGEEEDDPDEVTPGAGTSAHRAAEPTRPDTRRPRGGVTAVRPAAPLRIAEGMRAAYAREARF